Sequence from the Elephas maximus indicus isolate mEleMax1 chromosome 13, mEleMax1 primary haplotype, whole genome shotgun sequence genome:
taagtaggttggagagcagggatcctgtTCACAGGTTGTGACGGTTGAGGAATCCCcagggtcagcaggcaagaccgcagggtTCCTCCTGGGTCATTTAGCTGCAGAggatggtgaacccaagataggcaggttggggagcaggactcttgctcacaggccatgAAGATTGGCGAATCCcaggatggacaggtaagctcctagctcaagtcccaagaacccgaAGTTCAGACGAGACagttgctggatccagaacaagccaacaaccttcgCGAGGTGAGagaaaggaagtaggtggcagaaggtGGAGAGAGGAAGGCTGAGGGCGAGGTGagttgccacaggccccacccctgccagtaccacttagcagattccatcatgggggtgatcacatagcagatttcaacaggaaagtgatcacaacattatacaactgccaaaacagtgagaatcacggcccagccaagttgacacacaatcttaaccatcacaatgagaCATAACCTAGTAAAGTTCTCTGATTTCAAAGCTAAAAAGGCCTGTGGTCATCCAGACAAAAAGCTGAAGTCATGGCGGGGGAGACAGGAGgacacatatatgcacactcatatgTCACTGATAGAAATGTGAATTGCTACATTATTTTATAAGCTGGCAATATTAAAAATGGATCTTTAAACCCAGTAATTCTACTTTTGAGACTCTTCCACAGAACACAAAATAAAAGCACTAATACAAAAGGTATTTGTATGAAAACATCACAGTGTTGTtagcaggcagaaaaaaaaaagtgtctaccGGTAAGAGACAAATCATGTAACCACTGGTACACCCATACTATAGAATaaccacccagtgctgttgaatcgattcagCATGCTATTAAAATTACATAATTAGTTTTTAGTCTGTAGCTACTGACCTGGAGTGATGTCTGTAgttaagtaaataaaaagtaACATATGTAATGTAACCCCACTTTagtaaaacaaggaaaaatatatatgtatatcaagCTTTGTGTGGGCATGGTGAAAGGGGTAGAAGCATACTCAACAGGTTTTAATCACTGGCTGGGTGCAGAGTATTCACTTTTTTATTGTTTAACTCTATAATAAGCATTATTTTTTTCACAAaatgtatataataaaaaaattttaaatgggatTAACACATGCACAAATAAATACCCAGTAACTTCTGGCTGTTAGCagttacagcagctttatttacCTAAGTCAAGACAGAGAGGCTGGGAATCCTTTAGGGAGTTAAAGGCACTGGCAGTGGAAAAAAAACCATGAGATCATCATCACATCATTCCCTGAAGCTGTCTCAGGAGAAGTCACTGAAATCCAAAGAAAATCTAACTGGTAATTAATACATGGGACTCTACCCCGGAAGGACAGGAATGAAAACACCAACTGAATCAGCCTATCAGCCCACTGAGACATTAGTGAAAGATTTGTGGATGCACTTCTTGGATCCACGTCAGCCCAGTTATAGCCCATTCTAATTTTGGAGGCATAAACCTGACACTGGGCACCTATTATGTGCCCAGACCAGTACTAGGTCCTGTATGCAAAGCTTTCACTTAATCCTGCAAGGGGGCAGTCAAATCATGTATTAGCAGTTTTGATGGAAGACTTGCCCTCTCCCTTAACCTGCTCCTCAGTAAAACCATTCTGTAAATCTTAGGATCTGAGAGGTATTAACCACAGCTTGTTCTCCGCTTTTCCAGTTTGACGGCCTTGATAACTGAACCCCTAGAGAGAAGAACGGCTCTCTGGTGCCCAGAGGCCTCAGCATATTACAGCAGCTGAAGAGTTACTTCCTCCTCAACTCTGGCATACTCTCACATAGTGCAGCCTTACTGATCGAGACCTGTGCAGCCAACTCAGCCCTGGGCCATTCTCTTCCAGAATGTCCACAAGTCAAGGGTTCTCTGCTCCCATCCCTACTTTTCCTGAAGCCTGGTTCCAGTGGAGGTCAACCAGACTGctggaatggagaaaatatttgttctCAAGGCTATGTTGACATCCAGTGGTATAATCTACTTGAATCTAGTTTTGATTTGGCTCCAGAAACATTTACTATAGCAGGAGTCAGGAGAAATCTTTGTTGAAATATTATAGAATGTCACATCTAGATAGAGGTGAGTCCTGAAGTATTAATCTAAATATTAACACCACTGACTTTTACCAGTGTCAAAAGTATTTTCTCCTGTTTGGTCTAAATTCATTGTAAATTAAAACCTTGAGAATTTCTAAGTttataaatggaaaagaaaaaattagtggCCTACATAATTAGATTTTTCATGTGGAATTAAAATACAAGATACTGAAATAAAAATCCAGATTAAatctagtcaaaaaaaaaaaagtcaatagacTATATTTAATACCTCATTCATctgatatttttttcttactcATCTGACATTACCAAAGTAAGTGCTTTCACAAGTAACATTTCCAGATAATTTAAATTATCCAGTGGTAACACAAGCTGTGGGgggtatttgttattttctgcgttttctaatgaaaaacaaaactcccATTCCCTTTCACAAGACAACAGCACTAATTAAAAGACGTCAAAGACCTAGGACGTAAATTTCTAAACATGGCCAAAGCTATTTGGGTTGaatgaatcaaatggaatagagtctaggaaaaattttaaaatgtatacaaATTCTATTTAGGAACCAAGTACCTACTATGTAGTGCTTTCATAAGAGCTCAAAGCTAGTGCTGTCTAACTTTCTGGGCAAAAGATAACTTCCTTCCATTTTCGTTTCTAAACTTAAAATTATTTCACTACTCTTAAATTCTGTCAAAGTCCTGTATTTTCCTCTAGGTGaataaaatacaaagagaaaattacatcCTTGTTTGCTGAGCTTAGGTAGGGAAATGAAGTGTTGGAAACCTAAGACTTCAAAAACCATGCTAGAAATCTCACCAGATATCTTTTTCCCATATGGCttcaaaaacccaaaaactatTTTCAGAGCAGTGACTTGTTATATTCTGGATAACCCCAAATCTTTCTAGCACTCAATAAAAAATGGCTGACAGTCTCAAGTCCCCAGAGCAAGCTGTTCTCATAAAGACATGAATCTGAAGTGTACAACAGTCAattgacatttaaaaaacaatctCCAAACAGTAAATGCTAATTTTAGCTTAACTTTTACACAAACTTTCTCCCACATTTGAAGTGTAGGTTTTCTGAAGGATATAATTTGTTAATTCCTAAGTGAATTCATACAACAATCACAAGTGTTTAATTCTCAGTAAGTCTTCTGCCTTACCTCATCTTCTACCAGTTACTGTACACCCTTTATATCAACATTGCTTTTTAATTTACCAAATGCTGCTCCCTGtgattcaacaaatgtttatggaGCACATGTTATGTGCTACTGGGCATTTAATGACCATAGCTCTAGTTTCTGTTCTCAAGCTCTTAGTTTGGACATCTACGTCTATGAGAACCCTGTGAGGGTGGCTGGGGAATATTTGGATTTTTAAAGGTGGGCAAATAAGCTTGGAGTTTAACTTTTCTCAAGGTCAAATACTTTGTAAGGGACAGGACTGGAAGGATTTTTCATCCCTAATGCCATATGCTATTAGAACAGAGTATTTCTTTGAAACTAATTCCATTAACACTATTTTTTGCTCTCTTTTAAGTCTTTTTCATGTTGTTTTCTGTCTCTCCACAGGAAGCAGAAatcatgccttttatttcttcctaatTTTAAGTACATAGGGTACAGTCTGATAGtgactgctattaaaaaaaaaaaaaaaaaaatgctcatcctGAATGCAGAAACAACTCACCTTAGAAGATGCTTACAGTGGCCGCCCTTTCAGGTGGAGGCATATTCCAGgcgttaaaatatttaaatattgtaaCCTATCTTCTGAGCTTCCTGAGAGGCATACCCCTGCTCCAACCCTGCCCCCGCAGATCTTCCTAATTAGTGTTCATAGTTGGCACAGCAGAGGGCCTCTAGGATCCTGCTGCAAAGGTTAGCTACTGCCCCGGCTGGCCAGTGCCTGTGCCTTATCAGTTgacaaatttcttaaaataaacctGCTTTCAGAGACCTTGGGATGCAATCAGGCCAATCTTACCTCTCCAGACTCTATAGTATCAAGGCCACCTATCTTCACATAACAGTACTGACTTGTTGCCTAGAGATGTAATTTGAGGGGTGCAGGGAACCCCTTCCCTTATTAAAATTTTATCGTCAGTGTGAATTGGTTTGAGATCCTCTCCGATAGAAGTTACCTGAGAAGACAGATCTTCAGGAACAGCGAGTGGAGGGGAGAGACAGAGTGAGAGTGTGGAGAAGTACCAGAAGTCAACCTCAAGGGCCTAGAGTGGGGTGCTGAGAGACGGCAGCAGATGGTAAATTTAGGAAGATGCTTTTTAATTCCTTTGACCTATGATCAAACTTCTACTCTTAATATTACATTTAAACTGAATAAAACCTTTTGAACAGATAGAGCcagaatgattttaaaaaaaagctcatcTCAGCACATTAATGAATCGGCTAACTGCCAAAACCTGGGAGTGAAGTTGCTTAATTTTACAAGAAAGTTATTTGAATAAAACCAATGTAaatgactgtaaaaaaaaaaaaagagattgaaaaaaattgtaaaatgatttaaaataggATGATCATTCTGCAAGTAAATTACAGCATCGCCGTACATATAGAAGAGAAAGCAGCAAGAATATGTGTTGGGAAATGTAACTTGTACCGTGAACCCACATAAGTACCAAAAAAGTGATTAAAGAGTCAAAATGCAGTATTATTTATCTATGATTGAAAAGGAAAGCCTGAACATTACAGAGTTAAACATTCACACAACACGTGAATTTTGGGATCCTATGTTtaagttggagtccctgggtaatgctcagctgctaaccagaaggttggcagtgcaagtctacccagagacaccttggaggaaggcctggtgatctgcttccaaaaaatcagccattaaaaccctacagagcacagttctactctgacacacactgggtcgccatgagttggtgtcaactcaacagcaactggttggttggttagcTGTATGTTAAAGTTACCAAGAAGCCTTTCAGTTTATATAAAACAACGTGCCTTAACCCCACCCACCACCAGATAAACAGACACTGAAACGGAGaatgatttcttcttctttttacagCTTTATTCTTGATTTCCCTCTAAAAAGAGACCAAAATCACTGTGGAGCTGACTCATACCTATTGAATAAGTAACTACAAGTAGTGTTACATAAcaacaaaagccaaaagaaagaTATTACAACGTTTTTACCTTTTAACTGCTGATGTTGTGTATATTACAAATATGCACAGCTGTGAATCCATGAGTTGACTGTACTAACCTTTGTAAAATTTTGGAAATGAGCACATCAGAGTATATGGGCACTCCCTTATCTTATAAAGCAAAAGCAagcattttctattttaaaatttttatttgtgtaaAACAAAGTCAGAATTCCTAGGAGTCAAACATGGGAAAAAATACACCAAACTGAAACCACTATTAAATTGTGAAATAAAGATGAATCTGAGGTAGAAATCAAGCAATGTAATTCACCACCCTTTTTAGGGGACTATTCATTCCTAGCTACCATCACGTCTCTAGtaaaatttgttttttgaaaaaaagtctcaaattgtaaaaaaattaacaaaccactAAAATCAGTGTAAAACTATGACGAAACAGAAGACGCACACAAACTTTTGTCATGTTAGCAAAGAAAATCGTTTTACTAAAAGCTGCTGGCATCCTATCAGTAGTAACCATAAGGAGGCCGCTGGTTGTAACCATAGTGTCCAGATTGGTGGGGGTGATAAGGTTCTTGTCTGTGCTGCTGGTAACTGTTACCCCAGGATCGTCCATGCCACTGATTGGATCGATTGTCATTTGGCCACCCtcgtctgttatccctccctctaaACTGTCTGTTGTCTTGCAAcctataacaacaaaacaaaatagtttTTAAACTTTCCTTTACAAAACACATGACACATCTATCCGAGTACATTTGATTTCTCAATCTAGTACTCAGTAAACAAGAGagtaaaaagtcttttttttttctcctctacaGAATGTTATACCACCACTTACTCAATGTTTTTaagatttaaataatttttccacTATTATGCTGGATATACTTTGCAAAGACATAGGCAGACTACTACAACCCAAACCAACGGAACAGTTTTAAATCAAACTGAAAGCTATTAAATTTTATAAAAGCAGTGTGGTGATATATTCCTTTGACTATATTGAAATATTAAATagaatttccattttataaaCGTATTTCtaacgtaaaaaaaaaataaaaccctctTTATAGAGTTTAACACAAAACTTTGTGAAAaactgtggggttttttttgtatacttGCAAAAAATATACTTAGTCCattaaaagaacattaaaaaaaaaaaaacacaacgcAAGGAAAAAACATATGGTGCTAATAAAATATTCAAGCAAATATTTATCAGGTACTGTgtcaggtggaaaccctggtggcatagtggttaagtactatggctgctaaccaagaggtcagcagtttgaatctgccagccgctccttggaaactctatggggcagttctactctgttctatagggttgttatgagttgggatcaactcgacggcagtgggtttttggttttggtgtcccAAGCACTGTTACCAGGCATACCATACTGAACAAAACATTGGTCCCTGTCCTCGTTGACCTTACAGTCTGGCAGATTAAAGCTATCCTCCCTCAGATCAGCCATCTACATTTATTCTTCTGAAGTAATACATACCGGTTGCCTCTATTTCTCTGGTTCCCACCAGCTCTGCTATCCCATTCCTCGACAATTGGTGGGGTCTCAGGGGGGCGTTTCAAGTATTCCTGGTATTCTTTGTCATCCTCGGTGAATCTACTCGCAAACATCTCTTCAAAATTTGAAATAGCTTCAGAGGTGTCAGTCATTCTGAAATCCTGTACagtttttaattagaatttttttttttttaacactatcaTACCAgttaatgaaaaatgaagaaatgaacaaTTTTAGGCAGGGTATTCATAAAAGTCCTTGTGTACTTGTAAACTGAAGTTAGATTTTAGACATTCAACATTTCTTGACTACTATGTTCAAGCATTGTGCTAACTAGGAGCCTGGAATACAAAAATGAACAATACATAGACCCTGCCATCAAAGAGTTCCCAGTCTAATAGAAGAGACagatatagtttaaaaaaaaaaaaaaaaagaagaagaagaaaagaaaggcccAGGGAATATCAAGAAAGCAGGCTGAAGAGCAGAGGCTAAATTGTAAAAAGTTTTATATTCAACACAACGTGCACTTTTTCTTGTAGGCAATGAGGTGGTTTAAGCAGGGAAGTCTCAAGATCAAATCTATTTAGAAGGGTCACTTTTCTAACAAGGCAGAGAACAGATTAGGGAGATTAGAGGCAGATGATTAACATACAGTCATATATATAGTCATATAGGTGAGGACTTAATCTGAGACAGGAACTCAGAATAGCTTTTTAAAAGAACTCCAAAAGGAACTGATCATTGACTAGATGTTGGGGACTAGGGAGAAATAAAGCATAATGCCCAGGCTTTTGGACAAATGATTAGATAGATGGTACCACAGGGACTACAGGAATAAGGGCAGGCCAAAGAACACACCAAGTTTAAATCAAATGGAGTCAGTTCGCAGTTAACTTTGGGTCTGAGGGCTGGGTTGAAACTAAGTATGGGAGTCATCAACAATTTTGTTAGTGGTTAACACTGTGAGAATGGATGATATTCCTCATGGAGAATGTGGAATAAGAAGAGATCTAGGTCCAGAATCCTGGAGAACATCAGTATTTAAAGAACCAGCAAAGACGAAGGGATAAGAGAAGAACACACATCCAGAGATAAGAAGAGAACCAGAAGAGACTATCATAGGAACCAAGGGAATAAAGAGTGAATGGGCAACAGCAGCAGATGGTACAGTGATAGAAACAACCAAAAAGAGAAAACTGGATTTAGCTATTAGGAAGTGCTTGTTTTATAGAATAGGACCGAAGCAGGACTGTAATTAAAAAGTAACTGGAAGGTAAGGAAGTAGAAATACTGAGTAGACTAAGCTTTCAAGAAACTTGGCTGAAAACAGGAGAAAAGAGATAGTGTAGTAGCTAAGGGGTTAATGAGAGATTATCCCTTGTTTTTCCCAGTATAGAATAACCGAGTTTCTTAATAAAGGAAGTCAATAAGAGAGGGGAAGACTAAAAATacatgagagagagaaaatgtttgACAGCATTTAAATGCATAGTTATTGAAGGCCAGGATAATTTATAACTGCAGCcactgtattattattccagatCCTAtaactaccatttttttttttctaatgctaCAAAATTAAAATCTGTATCAGCTGTTTTTCCAGGCAATAATGGATTCACTCAACAAGCAGTATTTCTTCAAGTCCCCCACATTCTCAGAAAGCTCTCTACCTCTAGGAAAAGGTTTCGCTTAGGCTGCAGAAGGCCTAACCCTTGAGGAACCAGGGAGAAAGAGTTTACTTCCTTTAACCTTCACCTAACACCTGTAAGCCAGCCCTAGTAGGATTCTGTAAGAAGCCCCCACTTCCCAGTCTTCCTTGCCCAAGTACTGGACAGAATTCCCATTCCCTACCTCCCCTAATCAAAACTTCACTTTCTGCTCCTTGCCTTAAGACTCCTAAATACCTGTTTTATAATTTCAGGCATATATGACATTATGCTAAAACTTTAAAACCAAATTTTTCTCTTACTTGACatcctaaaattatttttcttcctgtATTCAAGTTTCTGATAAAGAGATGTGGTATTGGAAGACAATCAGCCACAAAAGCTATTCCTTTGTTGTCCCTCCACATCCCTCAAAACATATGCaaatatttctattatttaaaatACTAGCCTCATCCCTCCAAAGTTTAACCAAGATTATGGTGTGGATGCGAGAAACAATACCTAGACTTTCACTCTCCCATTAGAGTAAAAAGTAAAAAGTATGCCTTATCAAATATCAGACTTCCAATGTGGCTGGGCAAGCTGATGTCAAATCATCAAAATGCAAAGTATGAGTTTAAAATAAATCAGCTAATTAAAAAAGCGCCTGGATTTCTGCAGGAATCACAGAAAGATGACCGAATACCATAACTAGATGGGCAGTAAAAATAATAAGGCAATGGAAATGTGCTCTTTACTTTTatgttctcccctccccccacacacaagtaaacaaaTATCACCTTTATCATTACCCATATTAGAATGCAATTTAAACTGATCCCATTTTTACTTACCCTGGGGATTTGAGACCACAGTACTGCTTAACGTTTAAGTTGTTTAAGTCTGTGGgaaggggaaaacaaacaaatcaacctTGACTTCCTTGAAGGAAACCCTGAAAAAGTAAGAGAGAGGGGTGGTAACATAAAGGCCTTGGTCaatgaaaacccaaaccaaacccgttgccatcgagtcgattccgactcctggccaccccacaggacagagtagaactgccccatagagtttccaaggagcgcctggtggatttgaactgcagaccttttttttggttagcagccgtagcacttaaccagcacgccaccagggtttccttagtcaATGAAGGGGTTGGGTTAACAGCGCTCTAAAGACTTGTCATGCTAATATTCAAAAGAGGAGAGGGAACTAGTGTTCACAGTCTCAATGAAGAGCTAAAAGAGGATACAAGATTTGTCCTCTGGGCCTTCAAAACCAAGAGCTTTTTTAAGCGTGCGTAACAATTTCACAAGGTATAATCTTATCTGTTGAAAAAACGGGTACGTCTTTGAGATTTGTCATCAAACACTACTAATTTATTGACAACAAACCTATAGAACTTTAGCTGCGGTATAATTAACACTGGGAATTACTAACCAGAATGGGGTTACGCCGCACCAGGAGGTGAGCCCAGAGAACAAGACGAGGTACTGACTGAAAATAACTGCGTTTTTCAGTCCTTCTCCCTCGTTATCACGGCTTTGATAATTCTGCTCCAAAGAGAAGCACCTTAAATCTCCAGACCTGAGGGAAATCAGAGACCGTGAGGGCCAGACGGTTCCCAGTCTCGCTAACGAACCCAGATCCAGGACCGCAGAGACCTAGGACACGGGCTCGCCGGCCGCTCAGCTCCGCCCAGCGCAGGCCCGCGCGCTCCTCCCTCCTCGCTCTTCCCTCCTCTCCGTCCCCCAACGAGACACTCACCCGCCCAGGGCTGCCTCTATCCAGCTCGGGCCGGACTGCGCCGGCGAGGGACGGAGGGAGCGGCCGCCTCGGACCCACAACTCGGTCAGCGGAACTGGAGTTCACTTCAGTTCGCCAAGGAAACAGACCCACTTCCGGCAGAATCCAACAACCACCTGACTTCCGCTTCCGGTAGTTAAAAGCAGCGGCGGGCAGGTTCAGTGTCGCGGTACCTAGGACTCATCAGTCTGTTGATTTTGCGGACGCCCAGAGCTGGATTAGGTAGGGTCAGGTGGCGGGCTGAAGGTAGGCGATGCCCACTATGGGCGTTTAGCCCACATGGagactgaacagaagatgtcacCGTATATAAAGTCCACTTGACTTGGTAGGAACAGAAGTTCTGGGAATATACAAAGAAAGCAGGGAAAGGCTGCTTCCGGCCATCTGCTCCAGGATTCTGAAGAACTTGAGAGGTGAGAGCAGGCGGTGAAGAGTAAACAGGCCTGGATTACTTCATTTTCCTCCTTGGAGAGGTAGGACTCATAAGGCAGTAAATTCTCTAAACAGAGAAAGAGTGTTCAAAAGATGCTTGGCAGCTAGGAAACATGACAGTTACTTACCACACTCCAGGTTACCACTTATCACACTTTGCCTTGTGTTATGGTTAGTTGTGTACAGAAAATCACAGTTTGAAGCATTGAAAGGGATCGTCTggttgaacactttttttttctaactcacACCCCGGAAATGActtctccaaggtcacaaagtAGGCTGGTGGCAGAACTGAAATTATTACCTTCAGATGTTCTTCATTGACTTAACAAATATATATTTCCagtacttattatgtgccaggcactgttctaggccctgAAAACATCAGTGAATAAGGATAAaagccctgccctcatggaacttacattccaGGAGGGCAATAGAtactttaaaaagtgaagaataaTTGGGAGTCCCGGGGTGGCGCAACTGGTTAACATTCTCGGCTGCTATCCAGAATgtcggaggttcgagtccacccagaggcacctcagaagaaaggcctggtgatgtacttctgaggaactagccattgaaaaccctatggagcacagttctacttggacacacatggggtcaccatgagtcagaatcaacttgatgacaactggtttagtGGCTTATGAAGAATAATTAAGCAGAGTAAGGGAACAGTGTAACAGGCTGCTGTTTTGGATAGcataacctaacctaaacctaacctgttgctgtcgagttgattccgactcatagagactctgtaggacagagtagaactgctgcaaaaagtttccaaggagtgcctggtagatttgaactgccgaccttttggttagccactgtagcacttaaccactataccaccaggtttcccTTGGATAGCATAGTAGCCAGGAATGTGTGAGAGTGAATAATCTTCATCTCAATACATTTCCTCATAAAAGGAAGTCCCTTGTAATTTCCCCTCTTTTCAAGAatgtaaaaatgaaatacttcgtttatttttaatattctttcccTTCATAAGTGATTAACTCATTTTTGTGACAAGGCCTATATGTATGTACCTGAGTTTGTAATTACTAGACCGTGTCCAGTGGCAATATTGAACTGCTGTGCTCTTCCCAATAGGTTGGAATTGGCATTATAGACTTCTTACCTGTTTTGTCACTGTATCGTGTTATTCAAACCACATGAATTAGGCCCTGAGGACAACTTTTCCCTAGTGAACTTTGCCACAGTGGTTTCAGCAGGG
This genomic interval carries:
- the RAMAC gene encoding RNA guanine-N7 methyltransferase activating subunit, coding for MTDTSEAISNFEEMFASRFTEDDKEYQEYLKRPPETPPIVEEWDSRAGGNQRNRGNRLQDNRQFRGRDNRRGWPNDNRSNQWHGRSWGNSYQQHRQEPYHPHQSGHYGYNQRPPYGYY